A region from the uncultured Draconibacterium sp. genome encodes:
- a CDS encoding protein-disulfide reductase DsbD domain-containing protein — MKKLLFALGFVVLAAFAQAQMIEPVKWEFELKPLKGANQYEIVATASIDMGFKLYGVNMADGGPVKTSFNFETMENCKKFGKPVEVTPSKKMHDKLFDMEVTYFKDKATISHKVWVTEKPAKISGYIQWMSCNDEMCTPPTDEEFEFVIE, encoded by the coding sequence ATGAAAAAGCTATTATTCGCTTTAGGATTTGTAGTGCTTGCAGCTTTTGCCCAGGCCCAAATGATTGAGCCGGTAAAATGGGAGTTTGAACTGAAACCCTTAAAAGGTGCCAACCAATATGAAATTGTGGCAACAGCTAGCATCGATATGGGCTTTAAGTTGTACGGGGTAAACATGGCCGATGGAGGCCCGGTAAAAACCTCATTTAATTTTGAAACCATGGAAAACTGTAAAAAGTTTGGAAAACCGGTTGAAGTAACACCTTCGAAAAAAATGCACGATAAACTATTTGATATGGAAGTTACCTACTTTAAAGATAAAGCTACCATTTCGCACAAAGTATGGGTAACCGAAAAACCTGCTAAAATTTCGGGTTACATACAGTGGATGAGTTGCAACGACGAAATGTGCACACCCCCAACCGATGAAGAATTTGAGTTTGTGATCGAGTAA
- a CDS encoding insulinase family protein, producing MRKIVLTLLATMLIAPFFVSAQDMLNQAVPVDPAIRTGKLENGMTYFIRHNEEPKERVSFYMIQNVGALLENDNQNGLAHFLEHMAFNGTEHYPGKGFLDYLEKNGVAFGRNINAYTSFSETVYNLSDVPATREGLIDSCLLVLNDWSNYLLLSDEEIDLERGVISEEWRTRRNAGFRMRNQWFPVVFEGSKWAERDVIGDLDVIKNHDYETLRAFYHDWYRTDLQAIAIVGDIDVDALETKVKELFSKIPAVENAQPRPQFEIPEHDETKFVLATDEEATNSSISIYIKHKGTPRENKNIGYLRDDYISTLFNQMSRERISELLQKGNPPFINGGIQIGGFVRGYDAAYITATANPDKEDEGLRAVYTEAQRILRHGFTEGELNRAKVNLLTSMESDYKQRDKITNDQYVRGIQAYYLEGEPLTDAEFDWQFGQAILETITLADVNALAGEMIVDKNRAIVITGPESGAKHLTQEEAFAILNEVENAEIAPYEDSAEAASLVEGELPGAEVVSTKKLEELDAVEWKLANNATVIFKHADYEKDEVALRAYSPGGSSLFGTDDLQAASMVSGFMGSYGVGDFDAIALKKVLTGKQASVNVQLGELTEGFSGASTPKDFETMMQLLYLQFNNPRFDEEAYGALKSRYEAFLQNMANNPKKIMSDSLSLIATAYHERTKLMSANMFDEIAFDQMQELYLDRFKDIGDFTFFIVGNIEEDLAKEMAVKYIGSLKDLPGEEQWVDHKVRMPEGKTEKKIEVPLQTEKGNVNILIRKELAYNPISNIELEVLKGILRLRYTEEVREKEGGTYGVGVGSSSNQYPYERKTLQMTFDTDPEKADHLKSIIFREIEKIVENGPTQEDLDKVILNMKKERAQAKEHNKYWLNALYNKYYHGYNSDAAENFDAILDGLSIGQMQKFTDNFYSNADVVDVVFLPKKVE from the coding sequence ATGAGAAAAATTGTATTAACGCTGCTGGCCACCATGTTGATTGCGCCGTTTTTTGTATCGGCTCAAGACATGCTCAACCAGGCTGTTCCGGTTGATCCGGCTATCAGAACAGGAAAGTTAGAGAACGGAATGACCTATTTTATCCGTCATAACGAAGAACCCAAAGAGCGGGTTAGTTTTTATATGATACAAAATGTAGGTGCACTGTTGGAGAACGACAATCAGAACGGGCTGGCTCACTTTCTGGAGCACATGGCCTTTAACGGTACCGAACATTATCCGGGTAAAGGCTTTTTGGATTACCTGGAAAAAAACGGCGTAGCTTTTGGCCGAAACATCAATGCCTACACATCGTTTAGCGAAACAGTTTACAACCTGAGCGATGTGCCTGCCACCCGCGAAGGCTTGATTGACTCGTGCCTATTAGTATTGAACGACTGGTCGAATTACCTCTTGTTAAGCGACGAAGAAATTGACCTTGAACGTGGTGTAATTTCGGAAGAATGGCGTACGCGCCGCAATGCCGGGTTCCGCATGCGTAACCAATGGTTTCCGGTGGTTTTTGAGGGATCGAAATGGGCCGAACGTGATGTAATTGGTGATTTGGACGTGATTAAAAACCACGACTATGAAACCTTACGTGCTTTTTACCACGACTGGTACCGCACCGATTTGCAGGCCATTGCCATTGTAGGAGATATTGATGTTGACGCACTGGAAACAAAAGTAAAAGAGTTGTTCTCGAAAATACCGGCCGTAGAGAATGCCCAACCACGCCCACAATTTGAAATACCTGAACACGACGAAACTAAATTTGTATTGGCAACCGACGAGGAAGCGACAAATTCAAGTATTTCAATTTATATTAAACACAAAGGAACTCCGCGCGAAAATAAAAACATTGGTTACCTACGCGACGACTATATCAGCACCCTGTTCAACCAAATGAGCCGCGAGCGTATTTCTGAGTTACTTCAAAAAGGAAACCCGCCATTTATAAACGGAGGGATACAAATTGGTGGTTTTGTTCGTGGCTACGATGCTGCATACATTACTGCAACCGCTAATCCGGATAAAGAAGATGAAGGCCTGCGCGCTGTTTACACCGAAGCGCAACGCATACTACGTCATGGTTTTACCGAGGGCGAATTAAACCGTGCGAAAGTAAACCTGCTCACCTCAATGGAAAGCGATTACAAACAACGCGATAAAATTACAAACGACCAGTATGTTCGTGGTATTCAGGCCTACTACCTTGAGGGCGAACCATTAACCGATGCCGAATTCGACTGGCAATTCGGGCAAGCTATTCTGGAAACCATTACCCTGGCTGATGTAAATGCTTTGGCCGGTGAAATGATAGTAGATAAAAACCGTGCAATAGTAATTACAGGCCCCGAGTCGGGAGCCAAACACCTGACACAGGAAGAAGCCTTTGCCATTTTAAACGAAGTAGAAAATGCAGAAATTGCACCTTATGAAGATTCTGCGGAAGCTGCATCGCTGGTTGAAGGCGAATTGCCGGGAGCCGAGGTGGTATCAACAAAAAAACTGGAAGAACTGGATGCTGTAGAATGGAAACTGGCCAATAATGCCACAGTAATTTTTAAACATGCCGATTATGAAAAAGACGAAGTAGCCCTGCGCGCCTACAGCCCGGGGGGAAGTTCGCTTTTTGGAACCGACGATTTGCAGGCGGCAAGCATGGTATCCGGTTTTATGGGAAGTTACGGTGTTGGCGATTTTGATGCCATTGCACTAAAAAAAGTATTAACCGGAAAACAAGCCAGTGTAAACGTACAGCTGGGCGAGCTCACCGAAGGCTTTAGCGGTGCCAGTACACCTAAAGATTTTGAAACCATGATGCAGTTGCTGTACCTGCAGTTTAACAATCCTCGTTTTGATGAAGAAGCTTATGGTGCGCTGAAAAGCCGTTACGAAGCCTTCCTGCAAAACATGGCCAATAATCCTAAAAAGATTATGAGCGACTCGCTATCGTTAATTGCAACCGCTTATCACGAGCGTACAAAACTAATGTCGGCCAACATGTTTGATGAAATTGCCTTCGACCAAATGCAGGAACTGTACCTCGACCGTTTTAAAGATATTGGCGACTTTACCTTTTTTATTGTGGGTAATATTGAGGAAGACCTGGCCAAAGAAATGGCAGTAAAGTATATTGGCTCGTTAAAAGACCTTCCGGGCGAGGAACAATGGGTTGACCATAAAGTACGTATGCCTGAAGGTAAAACCGAAAAGAAAATTGAAGTACCCCTACAAACCGAAAAGGGTAATGTAAATATTCTTATTCGGAAGGAACTGGCTTATAATCCAATCAGCAATATTGAGCTGGAAGTATTAAAAGGTATTCTGCGTTTGCGTTACACCGAAGAAGTACGCGAAAAAGAAGGTGGGACTTACGGCGTTGGCGTAGGCTCCTCATCAAACCAGTATCCTTACGAGCGTAAAACCTTACAAATGACTTTTGATACTGATCCTGAAAAAGCAGATCACCTGAAATCAATTATTTTCCGCGAAATTGAAAAGATTGTTGAAAATGGCCCTACCCAGGAAGACCTGGACAAGGTTATACTGAACATGAAAAAAGAACGTGCACAAGCCAAAGAGCATAACAAATACTGGCTAAACGCACTTTATAATAAATATTACCACGGTTATAACAGCGATGCAGCTGAAAATTTCGATGCAATTTTAGATGGTTTATCTATCGGACAAATGCAAAAATTTACGGACAATTTTTACAGCAATGCCGATGTGGTTGATGTGGTGTTTTTACCTAAAAAAGTTGAATAG
- a CDS encoding isochorismatase family cysteine hydrolase, with protein sequence MNHSDIIFWNVDTQIDFVEPKGKLYVEGAELLKPIWRKLTLLAKQKKFKVVNTADFHYPNSAELSKNPDFISTFPEHCMADTKGADYIWETQPEVSVVFDWDKHYFTLDNAGAFREIVIRKDAFDVFAGNKYTDEIVKLLAPKTVVVYGVTTNVCVDFAVVGLAERVEKVIIIEDAIKELPNISLPFDNWKKLGVQMMSFEELAQQF encoded by the coding sequence ATGAACCATTCGGATATTATTTTTTGGAATGTAGATACCCAGATTGATTTTGTTGAACCCAAGGGAAAGCTCTATGTTGAAGGAGCAGAGTTGCTAAAACCTATCTGGAGAAAACTAACACTTCTGGCTAAGCAGAAAAAGTTTAAAGTGGTTAATACAGCCGATTTTCATTATCCAAACTCGGCTGAGTTATCGAAGAATCCGGATTTCATAAGCACTTTCCCCGAGCACTGCATGGCTGATACCAAAGGGGCCGACTACATTTGGGAAACACAACCTGAGGTTTCGGTGGTTTTTGATTGGGATAAGCACTATTTTACACTTGACAATGCAGGGGCGTTTCGGGAGATTGTTATAAGAAAGGATGCTTTTGATGTATTTGCCGGTAACAAGTATACCGATGAAATTGTAAAATTGCTCGCCCCAAAAACAGTAGTGGTTTACGGGGTTACCACCAACGTATGTGTGGATTTTGCCGTTGTGGGACTGGCAGAAAGAGTTGAAAAGGTTATTATTATTGAGGATGCGATTAAAGAATTACCCAATATCTCCTTGCCTTTTGACAACTGGAAAAAGTTGGGAGTGCAGATGATGAGTTTTGAGGAGTTGGCACAACAATTTTAA
- a CDS encoding aminotransferase class I/II-fold pyridoxal phosphate-dependent enzyme has translation MNPQAAELNSIIQAKSTTVFELLSERGKSIFFPKKGILGQTAEAKGTKINATIGAAIEDDGTPMRLEAVASKINLDPALVFPYAPSFGRPDIRAKWKSMIYEKNPSLAGTELSLPVVTNALTHGISMAGYMFADAGDEIIVPDLFWGNYNLTLTNAYGCSLGKFNLFKDGAFDLEAFESKLNEGAIGKKILILNFPNNPSGYTPTVEEQDAIVAIIKKSAEAGNKIVTITDDAYFGLVYEEGIATESIFAPLSQLHKNVLAVKVDGATKEDYVWGFRVGFMTYGIKGGDAELYSALESKTAGAIRGNISNAANISQSLLLSAFESEEYADQKEAKYHIMQKRYDAVKEALRDEKYKECFTAIPYNSGYFMCVQLAEGLTGEEVRQVLINKYSIGLIALGNVLRIAFSAVAATDVKAMFDGVYNACLDCKK, from the coding sequence ATGAATCCACAGGCTGCTGAACTTAACAGCATTATTCAAGCAAAAAGTACTACCGTATTTGAACTGCTATCGGAAAGAGGAAAAAGTATTTTCTTTCCGAAAAAGGGCATTTTAGGCCAAACAGCGGAAGCTAAAGGCACCAAAATTAATGCAACCATTGGAGCCGCAATCGAGGATGATGGAACTCCAATGCGGCTGGAAGCTGTGGCTTCAAAGATCAATCTGGATCCGGCACTGGTATTTCCTTATGCCCCAAGTTTCGGACGTCCCGACATTCGTGCAAAATGGAAAAGCATGATTTACGAAAAGAATCCATCGTTGGCGGGCACCGAACTGAGTCTGCCGGTGGTTACCAATGCGCTTACCCATGGCATAAGCATGGCCGGGTATATGTTTGCCGATGCCGGAGATGAGATAATTGTTCCCGACCTGTTTTGGGGCAACTATAATTTAACGCTTACAAATGCCTATGGTTGTTCGCTGGGCAAATTCAATCTTTTTAAAGATGGAGCATTCGACCTTGAAGCATTCGAGAGTAAATTAAACGAAGGTGCAATTGGGAAAAAAATCCTGATTCTGAACTTCCCTAACAACCCATCGGGTTATACTCCAACAGTTGAGGAACAGGATGCAATTGTTGCTATCATAAAAAAATCGGCAGAGGCTGGTAATAAAATTGTAACCATAACCGACGATGCTTACTTTGGCTTGGTTTACGAAGAAGGAATTGCTACTGAAAGTATTTTTGCACCGCTAAGCCAGTTACACAAAAATGTTTTGGCTGTAAAAGTTGATGGCGCAACCAAAGAAGACTACGTTTGGGGATTCCGTGTTGGATTTATGACCTATGGGATTAAAGGTGGCGATGCAGAACTATACAGTGCCCTGGAATCGAAAACTGCCGGAGCCATTCGTGGAAATATCTCAAATGCTGCAAATATTTCACAATCGCTTTTACTTTCGGCATTCGAAAGCGAAGAATACGCCGACCAGAAAGAGGCCAAATACCACATTATGCAAAAACGCTACGATGCGGTGAAAGAAGCATTAAGGGATGAAAAATATAAAGAGTGCTTTACTGCCATCCCTTATAATTCGGGCTATTTTATGTGTGTACAGTTAGCCGAGGGATTAACCGGCGAAGAAGTGCGCCAGGTTTTAATTAACAAATACAGTATTGGCCTCATTGCTTTGGGTAATGTACTTCGAATCGCTTTCTCGGCGGTAGCTGCCACTGATGTGAAAGCAATGTTTGATGGGGTTTACAATGCTTGTCTCGATTGTAAAAAATAA
- a CDS encoding CotH kinase family protein: MRFLKFIIALFISFYSVAQNLPTEYHYSADSSRLIRGGLPASGLYDLSEIKTAELIFEQDDYWSQLKDNYYTETPIVATLKYDGKLVGEIGVRFRGNTSYSFSHTSQKKSFKLDIDFVDDELRLGGYKNLRFNNAHADPAFMKELLYGKLASAYGPIAKVNYIRLFINGVDWGLYLNAQHHDKTYLEEWFLSNDGAFFRGDEPDENKSVSWEGTSALNYLGADTLAYQTYYTLKSSDIDSSWQHLVKACEVLDSATVENCSITEQYFNIDQICWFLAVENIFTDEDSYIQKGKMDYLIYIDAETGLLQAMEYDGNETFQTDHAFHPAWKPFKNVDNENYPLLNKLLVIPKYRQRYLAHYRTILSETLTSENVNPLIDSLDLKIRDLVANDNKKLYTTEEYFEAVDDLKIFVDRRHSYMVYNSEVQQKAPVIDTVMLVNSENIPLAGNPVSVIASLGEGVEESELNLYYSSGMVGRFNQAPMFDDGEHDDGLAGDGVYGGEIPGMPGGVMVRYYVEAVAANSARTVSYYPAKAENDVFVYNVMHQVGENGVVINELMASNSETATDEEGKYEDWAELYNNNDFDVNLGGYFLTDDATRLDKWQFAENIIIEAKGYLIVWTDDDKEDGPLHTSFKLSAAGETLILSDNDLNIVDQVDFGEQSSDISFARYPNGTGDFRTQTPTFNETNGELTGLVDNIKLNKKSFLVYPNPVNETLYLRSLNQAELNTVEIYNSIGEKMVMATDANAIINVKDWPSGLYVAICGDQRQKFIKK, encoded by the coding sequence ATGAGGTTTTTAAAGTTTATTATTGCTCTGTTTATTTCATTTTATTCTGTAGCACAAAATTTACCAACGGAATACCATTATTCTGCTGATAGCAGCAGGTTAATTCGGGGCGGATTGCCGGCTTCGGGATTATACGACCTCTCGGAAATAAAAACCGCCGAACTGATATTTGAACAAGATGATTATTGGAGTCAGTTAAAAGATAATTATTATACCGAAACACCAATTGTAGCCACATTGAAATATGATGGCAAATTGGTGGGTGAAATAGGGGTGCGTTTCAGGGGAAATACCTCTTATTCGTTTAGTCATACTTCGCAAAAAAAATCTTTTAAACTAGATATTGATTTCGTTGATGATGAGTTAAGGCTGGGAGGATACAAAAACCTACGCTTTAATAATGCACATGCTGATCCGGCCTTTATGAAGGAGCTTTTGTATGGGAAACTGGCTTCGGCTTATGGGCCTATTGCCAAAGTAAATTATATTCGGCTGTTTATCAATGGAGTAGATTGGGGACTTTATTTAAACGCTCAGCACCACGATAAAACTTATTTGGAAGAATGGTTTCTGAGTAATGACGGGGCATTTTTTAGGGGAGATGAGCCCGATGAGAATAAGTCGGTTAGCTGGGAGGGGACAAGTGCCCTCAACTATCTTGGAGCAGATACGTTGGCGTATCAAACTTACTATACCTTAAAATCAAGCGATATCGACAGCTCGTGGCAACATTTGGTAAAGGCTTGCGAGGTGCTTGATAGTGCTACAGTCGAAAACTGTAGCATTACTGAACAGTATTTTAATATTGACCAAATCTGCTGGTTTTTGGCTGTTGAAAATATTTTTACCGATGAGGACAGTTATATTCAAAAAGGTAAAATGGATTATCTTATTTACATAGATGCTGAGACAGGTTTGTTGCAGGCAATGGAGTATGATGGCAATGAAACTTTTCAAACTGATCATGCTTTTCATCCCGCCTGGAAACCTTTTAAAAATGTAGATAATGAGAATTATCCACTACTTAATAAATTGCTTGTAATTCCAAAATATCGCCAGCGTTATCTTGCACACTACCGCACAATTCTATCCGAAACATTAACTTCTGAAAACGTAAATCCATTAATCGATAGTCTGGATCTGAAAATTCGTGACCTGGTTGCCAATGATAACAAAAAATTATACACCACCGAAGAATATTTTGAGGCGGTGGATGACTTGAAAATCTTTGTAGATAGGAGACATTCTTATATGGTTTACAATTCAGAAGTACAACAAAAGGCTCCTGTGATTGATACGGTGATGCTGGTAAATAGCGAAAACATTCCATTGGCAGGCAATCCCGTATCAGTAATTGCCAGTTTAGGTGAAGGAGTTGAGGAAAGTGAATTGAATTTATATTATTCGTCGGGAATGGTTGGCCGTTTTAACCAGGCGCCCATGTTTGATGACGGAGAACATGATGATGGTCTGGCTGGTGATGGAGTATACGGTGGTGAAATCCCGGGAATGCCGGGCGGTGTAATGGTACGATACTATGTTGAAGCAGTTGCAGCTAATTCGGCACGTACGGTTTCCTATTATCCGGCAAAGGCTGAAAACGATGTTTTTGTTTACAATGTAATGCATCAGGTTGGAGAAAATGGCGTGGTAATTAACGAATTGATGGCAAGTAACTCGGAAACCGCTACCGATGAAGAAGGAAAATATGAAGATTGGGCAGAGCTTTATAATAACAACGATTTTGATGTCAACCTGGGCGGCTATTTTTTAACAGATGATGCGACCAGGCTTGATAAATGGCAGTTTGCAGAGAACATTATAATTGAAGCAAAAGGATATCTTATTGTTTGGACTGATGATGATAAAGAAGACGGACCTCTGCATACTTCTTTTAAACTCTCTGCTGCCGGTGAAACATTAATCCTTTCGGACAATGACTTAAATATTGTTGACCAGGTTGATTTTGGGGAGCAAAGTAGCGATATTTCATTTGCAAGGTATCCTAATGGTACGGGAGACTTCAGAACACAAACACCCACTTTTAATGAAACAAATGGGGAGCTTACGGGATTGGTGGATAATATCAAATTAAATAAAAAGAGTTTCCTTGTTTATCCAAATCCCGTTAACGAAACCTTATACCTGCGCAGCTTGAATCAGGCAGAATTGAATACCGTGGAAATTTATAATTCAATTGGTGAAAAAATGGTTATGGCAACAGATGCTAACGCAATAATAAACGTAAAAGATTGGCCTTCGGGGCTATATGTAGCTATTTGCGGAGACCAAAGGCAGAAGTTTATAAAAAAATAG
- a CDS encoding beta-phosphoglucomutase family hydrolase codes for MQKLEIDPKAKGLIFDLDGTLADTMPVHFVAYQKILGKYGVDYSAKMFLSLAGVPAVETIERINEVYGTDLNAKEVGHEKEAEYERMMHQMKPIEPVIELVMKYHKQLPMAVGTGGYKRLALKTLEIIGLKDYLDILVSADDVKHPKPHPETFLQCAAQMGVAPADCQVFEDGEPGMVAARSAGMIATLVTEYYDVFKA; via the coding sequence ATGCAAAAATTAGAAATAGATCCAAAAGCCAAAGGATTAATATTCGATCTTGACGGAACACTAGCCGATACCATGCCGGTACATTTTGTTGCCTATCAAAAAATACTGGGGAAATACGGTGTTGATTACTCTGCAAAAATGTTTCTTTCGTTGGCCGGAGTTCCTGCCGTTGAAACCATTGAAAGGATAAACGAGGTTTACGGTACCGATTTAAATGCAAAGGAAGTAGGACACGAAAAAGAGGCAGAATACGAACGTATGATGCACCAGATGAAACCCATTGAGCCGGTTATTGAATTGGTAATGAAGTACCATAAACAGCTTCCGATGGCAGTTGGCACCGGAGGTTACAAACGTTTGGCCTTAAAAACACTTGAAATAATTGGCTTAAAAGATTACCTGGATATTCTTGTGTCGGCCGATGATGTAAAACACCCGAAACCTCATCCTGAAACATTTTTACAATGTGCAGCACAAATGGGCGTGGCACCGGCAGATTGTCAGGTATTTGAGGATGGTGAACCAGGAATGGTTGCTGCTCGTTCGGCCGGAATGATTGCCACACTTGTTACCGAATATTATGATGTTTTTAAGGCATAA
- the uvrB gene encoding excinuclease ABC subunit UvrB, with amino-acid sequence MDFNVVADYKPTGDQPEAIKQLTEGVVTGERFQTLLGVTGSGKTFTVANVIEQVQRPTLVLSHNKTLAAQLYSEMKQFFPNNAVEYFVSYYDYYQPEAYLPTTDTYIEKDLSINQDIEKLRLSATSALLSGRRDVIVVSSVSCLYGIGNPEDFHANVTTVKVGENVPRNTLLYKFVEALYSRSEVEFNRGQFRVKGDTVDIFPAYADVAYRITFWGDEVEELSSFDPEDGLTIETLDEVVIYPANIFVTTKDRMKSAIHTIQDDLVKQVEFFREIGKPLEAKRILERTEYDMEMMRELGYCPGIENYSRYFDGRSPGTRPFCLLDYFPDDFLVVIDESHVTIPQIRAMYGGDNSRKVNLVEFGFRLPAAIDNRPLKFEEFENLVNQVIYVSATPADYELVKSEGVVVEQIIRPTGLLDPIIDVRPSANQIDDLMHEVHLRIEKNERVLVTTLTKRMAEELSKYLVNMGVKTRYIHSDVDTMERIEIMEQLRQGEFDVLVGINLLREGLDLPEVSLVAILDADKEGFLRSERSLTQTAGRAARNLNGMVIMYADKITNSMQKTIDSTNYRREKQLKYNEENNIVPKAIVKPTREIIGYQYRSDKTPEYEGGMGQPDIAADPVVQYMSIDGLEKAVEKTKKQMQAAAKDLDFIEAARLRDEMFALQALIQERKQNPKKKNFVR; translated from the coding sequence ATGGATTTTAACGTTGTAGCAGATTATAAACCAACCGGCGATCAGCCCGAGGCCATAAAACAACTAACAGAAGGAGTGGTAACTGGAGAACGTTTTCAAACGTTGTTAGGTGTAACAGGGTCTGGAAAAACCTTTACTGTAGCCAATGTAATTGAACAGGTTCAACGACCTACCCTGGTATTAAGTCATAACAAAACCCTGGCAGCACAGCTTTACAGCGAAATGAAACAATTCTTTCCGAATAATGCAGTTGAGTATTTTGTATCGTACTACGATTATTATCAGCCCGAAGCCTATTTGCCTACTACCGATACTTACATCGAGAAGGATTTGTCCATCAACCAGGATATTGAAAAACTCCGTTTAAGTGCCACATCTGCACTGTTGTCCGGAAGGCGCGATGTTATTGTTGTCTCCTCCGTGTCGTGTTTGTACGGCATTGGTAATCCGGAAGATTTTCATGCCAATGTTACTACCGTTAAGGTTGGAGAGAATGTTCCGCGAAACACCTTACTGTATAAATTTGTTGAAGCCTTGTATAGCCGGAGTGAGGTGGAATTTAACCGGGGACAATTCAGGGTTAAAGGAGATACAGTGGATATTTTTCCGGCGTATGCCGATGTGGCCTATCGCATAACTTTTTGGGGCGACGAGGTGGAGGAACTGTCGAGTTTTGATCCGGAAGACGGACTAACCATTGAAACACTGGATGAGGTGGTTATTTATCCGGCTAATATTTTTGTAACTACCAAGGACCGAATGAAATCGGCTATTCACACCATTCAGGATGATTTGGTAAAGCAGGTGGAGTTTTTCCGCGAAATTGGTAAGCCTTTGGAAGCCAAACGAATATTAGAACGTACCGAATACGACATGGAAATGATGCGCGAGTTGGGCTACTGTCCCGGAATTGAAAACTACTCGCGCTACTTTGATGGACGCTCGCCCGGTACCCGGCCGTTCTGTTTGCTCGATTATTTTCCGGATGATTTTTTGGTTGTGATAGACGAAAGCCACGTAACCATTCCGCAAATTCGTGCCATGTACGGTGGCGACAATTCGCGTAAGGTTAACCTTGTTGAATTTGGTTTTCGTTTGCCTGCCGCTATTGATAATCGACCGCTAAAGTTCGAGGAGTTCGAGAACCTGGTGAACCAGGTAATTTACGTAAGTGCCACCCCTGCCGATTACGAACTTGTAAAATCAGAAGGGGTAGTAGTGGAGCAAATTATCAGACCTACCGGATTACTCGATCCAATTATTGATGTACGTCCAAGCGCCAATCAAATCGACGATTTAATGCATGAAGTTCATCTCCGGATTGAGAAAAACGAGCGCGTGCTGGTAACAACTCTTACCAAAAGAATGGCTGAAGAACTATCGAAATACCTCGTAAACATGGGGGTAAAAACAAGGTACATACATTCTGATGTTGATACGATGGAACGTATAGAAATAATGGAGCAACTGCGCCAGGGCGAGTTTGACGTTTTAGTGGGGATTAACCTGTTACGTGAAGGATTGGACTTGCCCGAAGTATCGCTGGTAGCAATCTTAGATGCCGACAAGGAAGGTTTTTTACGCTCTGAAAGGTCGCTGACACAAACAGCAGGGCGTGCGGCCCGTAACCTCAACGGAATGGTAATTATGTATGCCGATAAAATTACCAATTCGATGCAAAAAACTATTGACTCGACCAATTACCGCCGCGAAAAACAGCTGAAATACAACGAAGAAAATAATATTGTCCCGAAAGCCATTGTTAAACCTACCCGCGAAATTATTGGTTACCAATACCGAAGTGATAAAACACCGGAGTATGAGGGAGGTATGGGCCAACCCGATATTGCTGCCGACCCGGTGGTGCAATACATGAGTATTGATGGACTGGAAAAAGCTGTAGAAAAAACCAAAAAGCAAATGCAGGCAGCGGCAAAAGACCTCGATTTTATTGAAGCAGCTCGCCTGCGCGACGAAATGTTTGCTTTGCAGGCACTGATTCAGGAACGTAAACAAAACCCGAAGAAGAAAAATTTTGTAAGGTAG
- a CDS encoding YIP1 family protein, which translates to MEFSFSKLIAEVKLVLVNPKNFWQEQKTVATNQSLWLSYLLPLALAGALAVFIGEFFKRTDFFIQFPLLKAVREIALFVLQYFVSVFFTKELMKTFGAEKNIDLARKLVVYSMTPMLLVSLITGLFPFLYVVDIVGIYSFYLFWVGAKELLTFPDHKENSYVLLTIVVNFFIFSFLSILLSKMLNAIF; encoded by the coding sequence ATGGAATTTTCATTTTCAAAATTAATTGCCGAGGTTAAACTCGTTCTTGTCAACCCCAAAAACTTCTGGCAAGAGCAAAAAACTGTTGCAACAAACCAGTCGCTATGGCTTAGCTATTTGTTGCCGCTGGCACTGGCTGGAGCGTTGGCGGTTTTTATTGGCGAGTTTTTTAAACGAACCGACTTTTTTATTCAGTTTCCATTACTTAAAGCTGTACGCGAAATAGCGCTTTTTGTGCTGCAGTATTTCGTAAGTGTTTTTTTTACAAAAGAATTAATGAAAACATTTGGTGCTGAAAAAAATATTGATTTGGCCCGCAAACTGGTTGTTTATTCCATGACCCCAATGCTGCTTGTCTCTTTGATTACAGGCTTGTTTCCGTTTCTATATGTGGTTGATATAGTTGGTATTTACAGCTTCTACCTTTTTTGGGTGGGAGCAAAAGAATTGCTTACCTTTCCTGATCATAAAGAAAACAGTTATGTATTGCTGACCATTGTGGTTAACTTTTTTATATTCAGTTTTTTAAGTATACTTTTGTCCAAAATGTTAAATGCCATTTTTTAA